The Pedobacter roseus genome contains a region encoding:
- the dnaE gene encoding DNA polymerase III subunit alpha, whose product MYLIFDTETTGLPRNYNAPITDTDNWPRCIQIAWQLHDEMGRLVEHQDYLVKPEGFNIPYDAERIHGISTELAAEQGIGFDEMLAKFNEVLNKAKFIVGQNVGFDVNIMGCEFHRFGVANRLAEMPVLDTCTEVTAQLLQLPGGRGGKFKLPTLTELHSYLFGAPFNEAHNATADVEATTRCFLELVKREVFKKEELLVDVEYFPRFREVNPGTIEGVGLKHINLKAASDEIRRRQQKAEGSGISKQALAGNKQELAAATFVHLHNHTQFSVLQSTISIPDLVKAAAAQKMPAVAMTDHANMMGAFHFVNNVLNHNKAAEAKNAAAIEAGERPTEVVMTPIVGVEFFVCNNHLDRTVKDNGYQMVLLAKNKKGYHNLAKMSSIAYTKGFYYVPRIDRQVIEQYKDDIIVLSGNLSGEISNKILNLGENQAEEALLWWKAQFGDDFYVEVMRHNQEDENRVNETLIALANKHAVKLIATNNTYYINKKDANAHDILLCVKDGEKQATPIGRGRGYRYGLPNQEYYFKSGDEMKSLFADLPEAILNIQEILDKIEIYKLAREVLLPKFDIPEEFLVAEDEADGGKRGENKFLRHLTYEGAKKRYGTLTPEVTERLDFELQTIEKTGYPGYFLIVQDFIAEARRRDVSVGPGRGSAAGSVVAYCLWITNIDPIKYDLLFERFLNPDRVSMPDIDIDFDDEGRGRVMEYVINKYGSSQVAQIITYGTMAAKSSIRDTARVLDLPLFEADKIAKLIPNMKLAKIFTLDEKSLKDALRPDEYERVVELKNLGGLKDLSAETIQQAQILEGSLRNTGIHACGVIITPSDITNFVPVSVAKDSDLYVTQFDNSVVESAGLLKMDFLGLKTLTLIKDTVKLVKKRHGIDLNPDNFPIDDVMTYELFQRGETIGIFQYESPGMQKYMKELKPTVFDDLIAMNALYRPGPMEYIPSFVRRKNGEEEIKYDLDACEEYLKETYGITVYQEQVMLLSQKLAGFTKGEADVLRKAMGKKQKEVLDKMKPKFVKQAAEKGHDATTLEKIWKDWEAFASYAFNKSHSTCYAWIAYQTAYLKAHYPAEYMAAVLSNNMSDIKQVAFFMEECRQMSVTVLGPDVNESDLKFSVNAKGEVRFGMSAVKGVGEKAVESIIEERTGNGHYASVYDFAKRSNTRIVNKKAYESFVYSGAFDAFGGHRAQYFYIGPNDKMNGIEKIIKYANDFQNNESTSQASLFGGSKADLILEPSLPVSPEWALMDRLKYEKDAIGIFLSGHPLDNYKLELDKFCTHGVRQLSIINKVRMGDNNEEVLAEFEKLKNRELCVGGLVVTASQRITKTGKPFGTFVFEDYEDASEMALFGEDFLKFKSFLTEGYFLQIRGRVGERFGKAGDWEFKITAINLMSELRDKLAKSLTIQVPIERVNDQLMKEIEAILADNKANSEQQNCQLNFAVFDSEKQIMLDLPSKNLKINPNNKFLEQLMGMNVVNYKLN is encoded by the coding sequence ATGTACTTAATTTTTGATACTGAAACCACGGGTTTGCCCCGCAATTACAATGCACCCATTACCGATACGGATAACTGGCCGCGTTGTATCCAAATTGCCTGGCAATTGCACGATGAGATGGGGAGATTGGTTGAACATCAGGATTATCTGGTTAAACCAGAGGGATTTAATATTCCTTACGATGCTGAACGGATTCACGGTATTTCTACTGAACTGGCTGCCGAGCAGGGAATTGGTTTTGATGAAATGCTGGCTAAGTTTAACGAAGTTTTAAACAAAGCCAAATTTATTGTAGGCCAGAATGTTGGCTTCGATGTAAACATTATGGGTTGCGAGTTTCACCGTTTTGGTGTAGCCAACCGCCTGGCCGAAATGCCTGTTTTAGATACCTGTACCGAAGTTACCGCGCAGCTTTTACAATTGCCTGGAGGTAGGGGTGGTAAATTTAAACTGCCAACCTTAACTGAATTACATTCTTATTTGTTTGGTGCGCCGTTTAACGAAGCCCACAATGCTACTGCCGATGTGGAAGCAACTACACGTTGTTTCCTGGAGCTGGTTAAAAGAGAGGTTTTTAAAAAAGAAGAATTACTTGTTGATGTTGAATATTTCCCGCGTTTCAGGGAAGTAAATCCTGGTACTATTGAAGGGGTTGGTTTAAAACACATCAACTTAAAGGCCGCATCTGATGAGATCCGCAGGCGCCAGCAAAAAGCTGAAGGCAGCGGAATTTCTAAACAAGCCCTTGCCGGCAATAAACAAGAACTTGCGGCAGCCACTTTTGTGCATCTGCATAACCACACCCAGTTTTCGGTATTGCAAAGTACCATTAGTATCCCTGATCTGGTAAAAGCGGCAGCAGCGCAGAAAATGCCAGCGGTAGCCATGACCGATCATGCCAATATGATGGGGGCCTTCCACTTTGTTAACAATGTTTTAAACCATAACAAAGCTGCCGAAGCTAAAAACGCTGCTGCAATTGAAGCTGGCGAGCGCCCTACGGAGGTGGTAATGACACCCATTGTTGGAGTAGAGTTTTTTGTTTGTAATAACCATTTAGACCGTACGGTAAAAGATAATGGTTACCAGATGGTATTGCTGGCAAAAAATAAAAAAGGTTACCATAACCTGGCTAAAATGTCGTCTATAGCCTATACCAAAGGCTTTTACTACGTGCCGCGTATCGACAGGCAGGTAATTGAGCAGTATAAAGATGATATTATTGTGCTTTCCGGAAATCTTTCGGGAGAGATTTCGAATAAAATATTAAACCTGGGCGAAAATCAGGCAGAAGAGGCTTTACTTTGGTGGAAAGCCCAGTTTGGTGATGATTTTTATGTAGAGGTAATGCGCCATAACCAGGAAGATGAAAATCGTGTAAACGAAACTTTAATTGCCCTGGCCAATAAACATGCGGTTAAACTGATAGCAACCAATAACACCTATTACATTAATAAAAAAGATGCCAACGCGCATGATATTTTACTTTGTGTAAAAGACGGCGAAAAACAGGCTACGCCGATTGGCCGTGGTCGTGGTTACCGTTATGGCTTGCCAAACCAGGAATACTATTTCAAATCGGGCGATGAAATGAAGTCGCTTTTTGCCGACCTGCCCGAGGCGATCCTGAATATTCAGGAAATTCTTGATAAGATTGAAATTTACAAATTAGCCCGCGAGGTACTCTTACCGAAATTCGATATCCCTGAAGAATTTTTGGTTGCCGAAGATGAAGCCGATGGTGGAAAACGCGGAGAGAATAAATTTTTACGTCACCTTACTTACGAGGGTGCCAAAAAACGTTATGGTACGTTAACCCCTGAGGTTACCGAACGTTTGGATTTTGAATTACAAACGATTGAGAAAACAGGTTATCCGGGTTATTTCCTGATTGTACAGGATTTTATAGCCGAAGCCCGCCGGAGAGACGTTTCTGTAGGTCCGGGGCGTGGTTCTGCTGCCGGTTCGGTGGTTGCCTACTGCCTGTGGATTACGAATATCGATCCGATTAAGTACGATCTCCTTTTTGAGCGTTTCTTAAATCCCGATCGTGTATCCATGCCCGATATCGATATCGATTTTGATGATGAGGGGCGTGGACGCGTAATGGAATACGTAATCAATAAATACGGTTCCAGCCAGGTGGCGCAGATTATTACCTACGGAACCATGGCGGCAAAATCTTCGATCAGGGATACTGCCCGTGTATTGGATTTGCCACTTTTCGAGGCCGATAAAATTGCCAAGCTGATTCCGAATATGAAGCTGGCCAAAATCTTTACACTCGATGAAAAGAGCTTAAAAGATGCGCTGCGCCCGGATGAATATGAGCGCGTGGTAGAGTTGAAAAACCTCGGTGGCTTAAAAGATTTAAGTGCCGAAACCATACAACAGGCACAGATTTTAGAAGGATCGTTAAGGAACACGGGTATCCATGCCTGCGGGGTAATTATCACCCCAAGCGATATTACCAATTTCGTTCCTGTATCTGTGGCCAAAGATTCTGATTTATATGTTACCCAGTTTGATAACTCCGTTGTAGAAAGCGCCGGTTTATTAAAAATGGACTTCCTGGGGTTAAAAACCTTAACCCTGATTAAGGATACTGTAAAACTGGTAAAGAAACGACATGGCATCGATCTTAATCCGGATAATTTTCCGATTGATGATGTGATGACTTATGAGCTTTTCCAGCGTGGCGAAACCATCGGGATTTTCCAGTATGAGAGTCCGGGGATGCAGAAGTACATGAAGGAGCTTAAGCCTACAGTTTTCGACGATTTAATTGCCATGAACGCCTTGTACCGCCCGGGACCGATGGAGTATATCCCAAGTTTCGTGCGCCGTAAAAATGGTGAGGAAGAAATCAAATACGATTTAGATGCCTGTGAAGAATACCTGAAAGAAACTTATGGTATTACCGTTTACCAGGAGCAGGTAATGCTTTTATCGCAGAAACTGGCCGGATTTACCAAAGGTGAGGCCGACGTACTGCGTAAAGCGATGGGTAAGAAACAGAAAGAAGTTCTGGATAAAATGAAACCTAAATTTGTAAAGCAGGCCGCAGAAAAAGGCCACGATGCTACAACTTTAGAAAAAATATGGAAAGATTGGGAAGCATTTGCATCCTACGCATTCAACAAATCGCACTCTACCTGTTACGCCTGGATTGCTTATCAAACCGCATATTTAAAGGCGCATTACCCTGCCGAATATATGGCTGCGGTACTTTCCAATAACATGAGTGATATTAAACAGGTGGCTTTCTTTATGGAAGAATGCCGCCAGATGAGTGTTACCGTATTAGGTCCGGATGTAAACGAATCGGATCTTAAATTCTCTGTTAATGCCAAAGGCGAAGTCCGTTTTGGGATGTCGGCTGTAAAAGGTGTGGGCGAAAAAGCGGTAGAAAGTATTATCGAAGAACGTACAGGTAATGGTCATTACGCCAGTGTTTACGATTTTGCAAAACGATCTAACACCCGTATTGTAAACAAAAAAGCTTATGAGAGTTTCGTGTACAGCGGTGCTTTTGATGCCTTTGGCGGACATAGGGCTCAGTATTTTTACATCGGCCCTAACGATAAGATGAATGGCATTGAGAAAATTATTAAATACGCCAACGATTTCCAGAATAACGAAAGTACATCCCAGGCTTCCTTATTCGGTGGATCAAAAGCCGATCTGATTTTAGAGCCAAGTTTGCCTGTTTCGCCAGAGTGGGCTTTAATGGACAGGTTGAAGTATGAGAAAGATGCCATCGGGATTTTCCTTTCCGGTCACCCATTGGATAATTATAAACTCGAACTCGATAAATTCTGCACCCATGGGGTTAGGCAGCTCAGCATCATCAATAAGGTGCGCATGGGCGATAACAACGAAGAGGTACTGGCCGAATTCGAAAAACTCAAAAACCGTGAACTTTGCGTAGGTGGTTTGGTAGTAACCGCATCACAACGCATTACCAAAACCGGTAAACCTTTCGGAACTTTTGTTTTCGAAGATTATGAGGATGCCAGCGAAATGGCCTTGTTTGGTGAAGATTTCTTAAAATTCAAGTCGTTTTTAACCGAAGGATATTTCTTACAGATCAGGGGAAGGGTAGGCGAGCGTTTTGGAAAAGCCGGCGATTGGGAGTTTAAGATTACAGCCATCAACCTCATGTCCGAACTGCGTGATAAACTGGCGAAAAGTTTAACCATCCAGGTACCTATTGAGCGGGTTAACGACCAATTGATGAAAGAAATTGAAGCCATATTAGCAGACAATAAGGCAAACTCTGAACAACAGAACTGCCAACTTAACTTCGCCGTTTTTGATAGCGAAAAGCAGATTATGCTCGATTTACCTTCAAAAAATTTAAAAATAAACCCCAATAACAAGTTCTTAGAACAATTGATGGGAATGAATGTTGTAAATTATAAGCTAAACTAG
- the trxA gene encoding thioredoxin — MALEITDANFEELVLKSDKPVLVDFWAEWCGPCRMVGPVVEEIAKEYDGKAVVGKVNVDNNPQISMQFGIRNIPALLYFKDGQVVDKQVGAVPKSVLAEKLNKQLA; from the coding sequence ATGGCATTAGAAATCACAGATGCAAACTTCGAGGAGCTTGTATTAAAATCAGATAAACCCGTATTAGTAGATTTTTGGGCAGAATGGTGTGGCCCTTGTCGCATGGTTGGTCCAGTTGTAGAAGAAATCGCTAAAGAATATGATGGTAAAGCGGTAGTTGGAAAAGTAAACGTTGATAACAACCCTCAAATTTCGATGCAGTTTGGTATCCGTAACATCCCTGCTTTATTATACTTTAAAGATGGACAAGTAGTTGACAAACAAGTTGGTGCTGTTCCAAAATCAGTATTAGCAGAAAAATTAAACAAGCAATTGGCTTAG
- a CDS encoding PQQ-dependent sugar dehydrogenase: MSINLFSNKTLGILVAGLALNCANIACVSAQNPVETNEPSADYKPAFAGQTRIAGIKTKTLLNITVINEKLENPWAISVLPNGGFLITQKQGTMVILTPDGKLSKKITGLPKVDPSGQGGLLDVTLDPNFAKNRMIYWAYSEPQDKGILLAIAKGKLAANETSIENQTIIYRATPAYTGKLQYGSRIVFDKNGNLFVSTGERSGNDIRIQAQYLNSSLGKILHLTTDGNAVANGPFAGKTDARPEIYAYGLRNPDGLAINPSTGDLWEAEFGPKGGDEVNIIKPGKNYGWPIITYGTEYSGKKVGDGIQQKEGMEQPVYYWNPSISPGCIAFYNSNSIAEWKGNLFVGGLGGSHIIRLVIKDDKIVGEERLLEGKGERFRDMAEGKDGALYSVTDNGHLYRIAKK, encoded by the coding sequence ATGTCTATTAACTTATTTAGCAATAAAACTCTAGGGATTTTAGTGGCAGGCCTGGCCCTGAACTGTGCTAATATTGCCTGTGTATCGGCCCAAAACCCTGTTGAGACCAACGAACCTTCAGCTGATTATAAACCTGCCTTTGCTGGGCAAACCAGAATCGCAGGCATAAAAACCAAAACCCTTCTGAATATTACAGTTATCAACGAAAAGTTGGAAAACCCATGGGCAATTTCAGTACTTCCTAACGGAGGTTTCCTGATTACACAAAAACAGGGCACCATGGTGATCCTTACACCAGATGGAAAACTGAGTAAAAAAATTACTGGTTTACCAAAGGTTGATCCTTCTGGTCAGGGTGGTTTACTGGATGTAACTTTAGATCCTAACTTTGCCAAAAACAGGATGATTTACTGGGCTTATTCAGAACCTCAGGATAAAGGCATTTTATTGGCCATTGCAAAAGGTAAATTGGCTGCTAACGAAACTTCGATAGAAAACCAGACTATTATTTATAGGGCTACACCTGCTTATACGGGCAAACTTCAATATGGATCGCGCATTGTATTTGATAAAAACGGTAATTTATTTGTGAGTACAGGTGAGCGCTCTGGTAACGACATTAGGATACAGGCACAATATTTAAATTCTTCCCTTGGTAAAATTCTACACCTTACTACTGATGGAAACGCAGTTGCCAATGGCCCCTTTGCAGGTAAAACCGATGCCCGACCTGAAATTTATGCTTATGGATTACGTAACCCGGATGGTTTGGCCATTAACCCTTCAACAGGTGATTTGTGGGAAGCTGAATTTGGCCCTAAAGGTGGCGATGAAGTAAACATTATTAAACCAGGTAAAAATTATGGCTGGCCAATTATTACCTATGGGACAGAATACAGCGGTAAAAAAGTTGGCGATGGCATTCAACAAAAAGAAGGAATGGAACAGCCGGTTTATTACTGGAATCCAAGTATCTCGCCTGGTTGTATTGCTTTTTACAATAGCAACAGCATAGCCGAATGGAAAGGCAATTTATTTGTAGGCGGTTTGGGTGGTTCGCACATTATCCGTTTGGTTATTAAAGATGATAAAATTGTTGGCGAAGAGCGCTTGCTGGAAGGTAAAGGCGAACGTTTCCGTGATATGGCAGAAGGTAAAGACGGAGCGCTTTATTCGGTAACCGATAACGGACATTTGTATAGGATTGCGAAGAAATAA
- a CDS encoding DUF58 domain-containing protein yields MQAANYENETSYGNLELLARQVVEGFITGLHKSPFHGFSVEFAEHRQYNNGDNVKNIDWKLYAKTDKLYSKRFEEETNLRCQFVIDVSSSMYFPEPKNNKLIFSIQATASLMYLLKKQRDAFGLSLFTDEILLNSPAKSTTVHQKYLFTQLEELLQKPKVNAQTNLSEALHQVAELIHKRSLVIIFSDLFNTQTSADKTDQFFDALQHLKFNKHEVVVFNVADHSKEVDFNFENRPYQFIDMETGDMIKVHTNQVKENYTAAVSGYRQQIALKCAQYKIDLIDADMNEGFYPVLQSYLIKRQKLG; encoded by the coding sequence ATGCAGGCTGCAAACTATGAGAACGAAACAAGCTATGGTAATTTAGAATTGCTTGCCCGGCAGGTAGTAGAAGGTTTTATTACGGGTTTGCATAAAAGTCCGTTTCATGGCTTTTCAGTAGAGTTTGCTGAGCACCGCCAATACAATAACGGCGATAACGTTAAAAATATCGACTGGAAATTATATGCCAAAACGGATAAGCTTTACAGCAAACGTTTCGAAGAAGAAACCAACCTGCGTTGCCAGTTTGTAATCGATGTTTCCTCGTCAATGTATTTCCCGGAGCCGAAAAATAATAAACTGATTTTCTCGATACAGGCTACCGCATCTTTAATGTACCTGTTAAAGAAACAACGTGATGCTTTTGGATTAAGCTTATTTACCGATGAGATATTATTAAATTCTCCTGCAAAATCGACTACGGTACATCAGAAATATTTATTTACCCAGTTGGAAGAACTGTTGCAGAAACCAAAAGTAAATGCACAAACGAATTTAAGCGAGGCGCTGCACCAGGTGGCAGAACTGATTCATAAACGCTCTTTGGTCATTATCTTCAGCGATCTCTTCAATACGCAGACCAGTGCTGATAAAACCGATCAGTTTTTTGATGCTTTACAGCACTTAAAATTTAACAAACACGAAGTGGTGGTTTTTAATGTGGCTGACCATTCGAAAGAGGTAGATTTTAATTTTGAAAACCGTCCGTACCAGTTTATCGATATGGAAACCGGCGATATGATAAAGGTGCATACCAACCAGGTAAAGGAAAATTATACTGCAGCTGTTTCCGGTTACCGCCAGCAAATTGCCTTAAAATGTGCCCAATATAAAATTGATCTGATTGATGCCGATATGAATGAAGGATTTTATCCTGTTCTACAGTCATATTTAATTAAAAGGCAAAAATTAGGCTAA
- a CDS encoding redoxin domain-containing protein: MLEKGATAPDFELNATPDQKIKLKDFKGKNVILAFYPADWSPVCSDQMALYNEMLKYFSKYDAQILGVSVDSVWCHLAFEENRKLHFPLLADFEPKGAVSKAYGVYDEEVGESKRALFVIDKEGKIAWSYLSPVAVNPGADGILDALEELSKK; this comes from the coding sequence ATGTTAGAAAAAGGCGCTACAGCACCAGATTTCGAATTGAATGCTACTCCCGATCAAAAAATAAAACTTAAAGATTTTAAAGGTAAAAATGTTATCCTGGCTTTTTATCCGGCAGACTGGAGTCCGGTTTGCAGCGACCAGATGGCCCTTTATAACGAGATGCTCAAATATTTCAGCAAATACGATGCGCAGATTTTGGGGGTTTCGGTTGATAGCGTTTGGTGCCACCTCGCTTTCGAAGAAAACAGAAAACTGCATTTTCCGCTACTGGCTGATTTTGAACCAAAAGGAGCAGTTTCTAAAGCTTATGGTGTGTACGATGAAGAAGTTGGAGAGAGCAAAAGAGCACTTTTCGTAATTGATAAAGAAGGAAAAATTGCCTGGAGTTATTTATCACCTGTAGCCGTTAACCCTGGTGCCGATGGTATTTTGGATGCATTGGAAGAATTAAGTAAGAAATAA
- a CDS encoding DsbA family protein has product MSTLKPEINSQDHIQGDDSASITIVEFGDYQCPYCGDAYPIMKEIEETFGHQIRFVFRHFPLANAHEYAFPAAIAAEAAALQGKFWEMHDALYDNQYRLNAELFDELAETIGLDLEQFQKDSASEEIKTIIEDNFDSGMRSGVNGTPSFYVNGTKFDGGAADLYQMLKESTE; this is encoded by the coding sequence ATGAGCACATTAAAACCCGAAATAAACAGTCAGGATCATATTCAAGGTGATGATTCGGCAAGTATTACCATTGTGGAGTTTGGCGATTACCAGTGTCCATACTGTGGAGATGCTTATCCCATCATGAAAGAAATTGAAGAAACTTTTGGTCATCAGATCAGATTTGTTTTCCGTCATTTCCCTTTGGCCAATGCACACGAATATGCTTTTCCGGCAGCCATTGCCGCCGAAGCTGCTGCATTACAGGGTAAGTTTTGGGAAATGCATGATGCACTCTATGATAACCAGTACCGCTTAAATGCTGAACTATTTGATGAATTGGCCGAAACCATTGGCTTGGATTTAGAGCAGTTTCAGAAAGACAGTGCTTCAGAAGAGATCAAAACCATCATAGAAGATAATTTTGACAGTGGTATGCGCAGTGGTGTAAATGGAACCCCATCATTTTATGTAAACGGAACCAAATTTGACGGCGGAGCAGCCGATTTATACCAAATGCTAAAGGAAAGTACTGAATAG
- a CDS encoding chitinase — protein sequence MKSKCIVILILAICLFNFGFSKSKPAVPGYFSEKEFNSFFPQRNKIYSYVSFAKAVSAMSFIKIKIEKRGEWIYKITRTDKRTNKGTVIRQDKDWNETWAKAKPYSTSTIDYADFCASKEINVNKKELAALFAHIAHETRNGINNKYNDGLMLNHELDTNANYIAANVTYPAVAGKKYYGRGPIQLSYNSNYGFASDCIFGDKNILLKNPNLVSTNAVTAFETAIYFWMTPQDAKPSPHDVITEKWKPTAAELQKGYKAGFGMTINIVNGALECNKGAEVPAMKDRIGFYQYFLKKLNITDANCNCDCAKMVPYPG from the coding sequence ATGAAAAGTAAATGCATTGTAATTCTAATTTTAGCAATATGCTTATTTAATTTTGGCTTCAGCAAATCAAAACCGGCTGTTCCAGGCTATTTTTCAGAAAAAGAATTTAACAGCTTTTTCCCTCAGCGGAATAAAATTTACAGTTATGTTTCCTTTGCGAAAGCCGTTTCGGCCATGTCATTTATTAAAATCAAGATCGAAAAACGGGGCGAGTGGATTTATAAAATCACCAGAACAGATAAAAGGACCAACAAGGGCACTGTAATCAGGCAGGATAAAGATTGGAACGAAACCTGGGCAAAAGCAAAACCTTACAGCACTTCAACTATCGATTATGCTGATTTCTGCGCTTCAAAAGAAATTAATGTAAATAAAAAAGAACTCGCTGCTTTATTCGCTCATATTGCCCACGAAACCCGTAACGGGATCAACAATAAATATAACGACGGTTTAATGCTTAACCATGAGTTGGATACCAATGCCAATTATATTGCTGCAAACGTAACCTATCCAGCCGTTGCAGGTAAAAAATATTATGGCCGTGGTCCCATTCAATTGAGTTATAATAGCAATTATGGTTTTGCATCAGACTGTATTTTTGGTGATAAGAATATTTTACTCAAAAATCCAAATCTGGTAAGCACCAATGCGGTAACAGCCTTTGAAACGGCCATTTATTTTTGGATGACGCCACAGGATGCAAAACCATCTCCCCATGATGTAATCACTGAAAAATGGAAACCAACCGCTGCAGAACTGCAAAAAGGATATAAGGCAGGTTTCGGCATGACCATTAATATTGTTAACGGGGCTTTAGAATGTAATAAAGGAGCCGAAGTGCCAGCCATGAAGGACAGGATTGGCTTTTACCAATACTTTTTGAAAAAACTTAATATAACGGATGCCAACTGTAATTGTGATTGTGCGAAAATGGTGCCTTATCCGGGTTAA